CGATTTTGTAATTAACGCTTAGGGGTCAGCAAGGAAGCGTTATTCACGAACACTCAAACTGTAATGtctataacaaaacattttatccaAAAAAAATTTGCGTGGAATACTTATTCAGCTACATCGCAGGACTGTATGGACTTCAGTTCAGTAcccattctaataaaaaacgGCGTATAGGAAAAAGTATACATTGCTATGTGGATCTGTATAATATACTGGTGTATATTAACATGATTAATGAACGAAAGTTATCTACGTAACCTACcctatttttgttaattaattcaaactaACCTAATTATTACCAACTGAAATGTATATCtccacaattattatttaccacTGGCTTGCGaagtaaatagtaaataaaatcaaatatgtaCTTGTACAACTAACGTAAATAACagaatgtttacaaaatgtCAGCTTTTAGTAGGAATATCGAGTTCACTGTCGTCTTTGCGCTATTTGTTTATACAGTAGGTTAAATTAACACTTTAGTGaggatatttatatattaactttgTTATAGACGAGTGTCCGGAGCTTCATACGTTTTCCGTTACATTATATTGCAGGTAATAAAACTTCGCCGTCCCTACAGCGTGGGTCAGGACAAAATGGATGTAAGTGTTTGCGGTCAGCTCGCTGCCATCGTTCGTAAAGAGGTGACCTTCTTCAAGCCCGTCCTCACCATAAATGACACTAACGATCGACAGGTCATACGGGTCAAGGGCCCCGTCTCTACAACTTCTCAGTGTGATTTTGAGGTGAGAGTTGATCAAGAAAAAATCTTGATTTTAGGGTAAAAGTATTTCGTAATTTAGTTATAAGAGCAGCGAGATCTTCTCCGTTTTGGATAACTTAAAAAGGAGTAGTGTGTTTTTACCgcacataattttaatgtaaattagaaGTTTTATGCGCTCTTTAGGATAAAGTTTTAGACGAACGGTACTTTAAAGATGTTGTATTTAGTAATTCTATGtaagaaattgttaaaaaaattctgcGACAATATAAAGAAGCAACAAATGTTAAAACCTAATTGTTGATAAAAATACTCTAAGcccatatattttatgtataaccAATTTGAGAAGAACCGAGCGGTCCAATCGACGAGGCTTTCAATACATTAGCATGTCACTAGCTGGTATTGATAGTGGCCATAATATGTGAACTTATCTGACGAAATAATTTTGGAACCTGTTTGGAAacgttattttaaacaatatatttttaatttcagttgTATTCCAATGAGAAGAAACGTATTGGTGCCATTTGCAAACGCTGGAACGGTCTAACTCGCGGTCATGGTGATAGGGATAACTTTGTCATACACTTACCACAGATGGATGCTTCCTACAAAGCTGCTGTTTTAGGGACTTGCTTTCTCATTGTAAGACTCATAGAGAACTAAAAGAACGAAAAACGAAAAGATGGCGCGTTTCGCTTGTTCATGATTAGCCCGCGACACGAAGTGTCATCCAAAATGGCCACACAATAATGGGAAATAATTGGTGCGTTTCGTCTTACGTTTCACATGTACATATTTGTCTCAGTAGTAATTATGagacaattaaaacaaactcttataaaaataacagtggCTGATTTTGTTAAGTGTAAGAGCCACAGGAATAGTAACAGTAAATCATTTAGTTTAACTACAATAATATGTACCTGTGTACCTGTAAATATCCTGTCTTGAGTCCCAAACAGAGCTAATCGCCAACTTGTCGAATAATATGTTCCTCCGTATTTCGATTGTATAGGTCAAAATCACATGTTTCTgtatattagttaataaatagataatttacAATTCCTATATTCTTTTCAGGACTTTCTGTACTACGAAAATTAAAAGATCGCTACAAAATTGTGTTTGGGCGCCATCTAGTAGCAAATGAAGGAACTGTGCTGAAACTACGATTCGTGTGTTGATTGCAAcagtttaacttttttatttatgtaatgagGTTATTAATAGCAATAGATGgcattgaaattataatataacataaatattgtctttttttaCACCAGAATCACATCATTACAAgagttattacaaaaatacagatagtttcataatattaaatagcaatgataatttataacaaaaataacactGTAAATGGAAATAACACTGTATTGAATTCGTTTTATTCTAGTGCTTATTCTTTTGAAAACAGTAGATAAGATTAAATGCTTCGCCAAGAACTTTAATAGATAACGTAACAACAACAATAATGCATTTGATTGAATATtggatttcttttttttattattctgacACGCGACATccgaaccagcgcatattattttaccgagggaagggagcaCCCTTCCCTCAAGATGTTTCCTGGATAaagcttccggatacccaggcccacTTTAGTTTTTCACATTACTTAGCACAAATTCTCTTAAGCAAGGAGTCCTTAGAAATCAGTTCAAAAAACGTCAAAGGAAAGTTGACTTGAAAGAAAACCAATAAGTTAAAGTATTTCACTTTGGTACAAGTATAAGGAAGTCGCATGAAAAACTTTATTGCCTTGCTAATTCGAGGCGTCAATAAATCTTTGCGGTTTCGCTAGCGCTAGTGAGCGTGGATTGCACGAGCTATTTTACTACAACTAATTGCAATGTCAAGAAGCGCAGatttcttttcatttgaatttgaaaataataatttgcaataacagttcaatttttttcttttaacatcTCGTCAGTCATTGTCAGTCTACTTCAGAACTTTCATGTCGCGAAATCCTGATTGTCTAAAGAAAGAGCGTACTGCAtcacaaaacttatttaacaaatatataaatttcgaATTGCTATAAAGTAGGTACCTATACAAGTCACCAACTTGGAGAATCAGGTTATCTTATAAACAGGTagacttaaaataacttaggcatatttatttattatacaatgtcCGGTCCTTGGTGATGTTTTTGCCGACACTCTCACGGCTGCGGACACTAGCCGACAGGTGCGATAGTCAAGAAgacagttatttaaaaagttttttattcacGCACAAACTTCCTATTACAATGAACATTACTTTTCATTAAACTGCCAAAAAGTTACATTTGCAGCGCGGTGAAACTTTTCGAATAATCAAAGTTACTGAGAATACAGCCACTTGataagattataaataatatttgattttatttgtagcAGCAATAACCATTTTTATATACGTTTAGTACGGTGTatggtttgtattaatgtatgaCAAATGTATCTCACTCTGGTACAGAGTTCAGAACAATTTTAACTCGCTATGTCGTTcactaagtatttattattacggtTAAGAAATTGTCAATACTAtgttatattacttataattgattaaatttagCACTCGCCCTAAAATAACTCATACAGCTTCATAGTCATTTAGTTTGTCATAACTCATATCACaattaaatagaattattagaactcaatcaaaattaattcattgattaattgattttgattatacgttatatataaataattagtctTTGGTAAATcgatgaaatatataaaaataatacatattctGTAGgtatctatgtatatatacaatttacacAAGGTAAAGGGCGTAAGTCTTTTAGAAATTTGTTTCGAGTGCTGCGGTAATGAGGGCGACTTCtatttacataaatgaattaaaactaACAACTATTCTCCGAGAGAAGCATTTTTCAGCAAGACTTAGCTTCGTTAGCTCCCCGTTCacgttttacaattaaatttatttgagagGTGAGAATTGTAAAGGTTGACCTTTACACttgaaagtatatttttaaatatattatttctatttatatacatacctATTTAAcctgaatattatttaaataaacttttgcaCAAATTCATCTTGGAGCTTTTTGTAATCAGTAAGTAGATACATTCCAAAAGTATACAACTGAACAACAACAAAATCGTTTTAGGGAAAGCAAGACTATAAAGAAAAGATAATTCATATCCACTTCTGAGACTACCGCATAACGAATTCGATATTCTCTAAATCCAAATACGGCCTCAACTTGTAACGTTACATCAGATTAAGAATAAATCATGAGATAGGAAACACCCGAGGCGAACCATTAGCATAATTAAATTCGCTCGTGTCACTAAGTTTTATGTTCGAAGTTGCTCGTCGTAAACTATTGTGTACTTTTCTTCAATATTCTTTCTTTTACTCACCAATCACTCATGAATAGAACCGCACTCGTAACAATTGGCACAATACAACAATTGACAGGTCGATcatgaaaatatattcataataaaggTATGATTCATAAagctattatttttctttaacgaACATCTAATTCGACCCATCAAAATGGTGACTTCTAAATGAAATGcgatattgtttaatttgcaAAGTGAAAGGTTTGTATCAAGAAACGACTGAAGTTGGATTGACGAGGGTCCGGTGAGGGGCGCCCGGTACACGGTAACTACCTACTGTTCAacgaactttttaatttaatctgaGCTTTTGATGTATAGCCTGGCTTATTGGGCTCGCTTAGATATTTCTGAtgcataatttacatttaaattttcatttatttagactataggtattttttatgGCTTCGTTTGATTAATAAGCAAAGATATAACCAATACTTTTGTaacgataatattttatcatgattgcttaatatactataatacgtcttttataataattgtttgactagtttttttatacatatatatatatataagacacatgtatatatatatatatacatgtgtctttactacgacatcatggaacattacgatctagcctaacttaagactaataagtaatttaagtctaacctattatagtctctattaaaggtaTGACACTCTGTTCACTCTTTAGACGTCTTAGACAACTCCAACCCACCAACCACCGAGTTTTCTCTTGCCACCAGGTTGGGAGTTCTAcgttaagattttatttactaacgaCATCTGCAGTAAGTTGCCAATTACCTTTGTTCGTCATGGTAAAAAGTCTTGATTATTGGCTAATCAAGTTCGTCGATACGGTGAATCCTCTCGTTAATTTAAAGAACGTATTCAATAGTTCCGACTCGACAATATATGTCCACAATTCTCGGATGAATGGcgtatttaagatttaaaaaatgtagaaTTATATCAGTAATTGGATTGACATACTTATTTCTCTTTGTGTCAATtacctaataaattattgacctaatatttgttttgaattcaTACCGTtactttcttaaaaatataaattgaatatagCTCACCTGTAAAACGACATTCATTTACTGCTCGGCGGTACGAAGTACGGATCagctatttatataatagattttttttaaatcagtttaCATCAACGGTTAGAGTGTCTCTAAACCCAATATTTTAATCCTTTTGATTACTGCAATGGCTATGTTGAATGATGCGCCAAGACGACAACGAAcataaaacacaataaaaacaaaatagctAAATAAACGTGATATTCCAATAATTCTATAAGTTCTTTGCCGTTAACTATCAAtgcaatgaaaatataatgttattaaaattataatattgcgAAAACGTTTATATAATGTTCGTgatgcaaaaataaatttcaatgtaTCGTTATACGTTGTAAGCTTTTTGACCACACGCCTAATATTTTAGCTAAAGTTTAAAAAGCTGTAAAACGGACggtttttcaatttatatctatatcgCCGGtacaagttttaaaaatcGTCAGATCTGTGACGAATAAATCGGGGAAAACTCGAATTTTCATGTTACGACAAAAATTCACcaaaacttaaattttgtcaatacatattgtatattataaagggTCTCTCAGCGCcgtttttaaactttaagcACAAATTTTTCGGTAACGCGTGGGGCTAGCGGGAGGGGAGTGGTAGCGTTCGGTACGTGATGAGTGCGGATTTTTTTCAATCACGGATGCGGACCGCACGTACACAGTAGTGGCATACCTTTGCAATAAGTTTTCATTGAGTGAAGCACAACGTACGCTTTGTAATCGCTTTAAAATCCGCAATGTAAGTGACTCCCTCAGCAATCAGGTAATTAAGTCGTAGGTAGAATAGTTCAGAGCGACAGGACGTTTATTCATTCGAGTCATTCAAGTCGCCCACGAAATAGAACTGTGCGATCGACTGAAATCGACCGCGTCGCTGCTGCGATCGCGGAGCATCTACGACGATCAGTTAGAAAACATGCTGCCTCTTTGAGCCTCCACCAAGTACAAGTCTTCAACAAATTCTGACCGTAGACTTAAGATTACATCCTTATAAGATCTAAATAGTCCAAAAAAATCTAACCAGAAGACTACAACCATTGAAAATTTTACTGTCAGATGatgttagatattttttcaGAGGAAAATGCGATGGACAGTCTTTATTTTAGTGATAAGTCACACTTCCACCTAGAAAGGTACGTCAATCGTCAAAATTGCCGTTACTGGTCATTAAGAAatccaaaacaaaaacatcgGAAAGCATTACACAGCATAAAATCACTAATGCACTGAGACATTACAATGGGCTGCAATTATAATAtcacaaatacaatttgtttttttcttcttaaatatttaaagtttaaaatcgcCTCTGAGACGATATTATTGAAAGTTAACGGactatgtaataaatgtatttgccAAATACTAACTGTGTAAAATTTCCTAATTACCAGTTTTATTACGACAACAAAGTGATCCTAACAAGCACCTAACTAGTGCGTAAATTGAGTATTTGGCAAACAGTACAAACTGCAGGCGAGTTCCGGCACCTTACATAACTGGCGTCCCTGCCCGTTCCGATGCACATACAGGTCCATAGTGGCTTTTTACCTCTCAATTACTATAGTTTCGGTTGAATAATCACGTGTTTTCCGATAGAAAACAACAACAAAGGGCTCTGATCCATCGTGCGGCCAGTCGGACGGGTTATCGGCGACCTAATTCCGCAATTTATGCCGATGCGGGCCAGATCTCTGCTTGCACACTTTAATTATTCTACCTGCATTATACACGCTATCTATGCATCCTTTTATTTCGAAACAgcaagttattatttaatgtttgctaaaggaaattgtaataaaaatgccGAAATTCAGAAGTccaattttcattttcactaAAGGTCCGACTGATCGTTTGATCTAGATTATCTGAAATTGACGAATCACCCAGTTGTCCTGTAGATAATCATGATTAAAGATTTCAATTAAACACTTGGATAAAGTAGTAGATCGTGATGAACTAGAAACGATTAACAATGAATTCTTTCGAGATTTATGGTATTTAGTTGAAAACTACTTCACTGCGCTTCCTTGAAGGCCTGTGGAATTATTGTGTACttagtttatttaactattaaataatataatatactaaaatttatCTGAGAGTTTAGCTCAGAATAAAATTATCTGATATATAGGTTTTGAATCGCGACTCGtttacctttaaaaaaatatctaaattctTTTCCAAAGCATCATTAACGCCGTTTGAAAGTCATTATCCCGGTGTCTTTAGCAGAAAATGAAGACGTTAATATTCAAACATCTCATTTTATTAGTCTGCGGGGTATTTCCTAAAGATTACGTTGAGTTAATCTCAGTTGAAAGGCTTCCACTGCTCATCGGATGTCAAAGAAAATACCTCCGCGGTCGGAAATCATAGCTGCCTTTAATCATACAACTTTATAGGTAAGATTACGTTATATTAGTGCCTACTTTCTGTaacgatatttaaaaaaaacttttcttttcgaatatatgtataacaatAGCACTTAGTTTAACTGACATTCAATATCactttttaacatttacttcTTACTGTTATGCCTCTAATGTTTCTGTTATTTGTTAAGTTTACACGTACTtacattcatatattttaaggccggcaacgcagtcGCGAGCcgtctggcattgagagtgtccatgggcggcggtatcacttaacatcaggtaagcctcctgcccaattgcccctgttctataaaatacataaactatgCGTCATATAAGAGAGAGACCGTGATTAAATAACAGGCAACGCATAGGGAGTAGTGCAGTATGCAGTCGAGAAGAACCGTCCGAAAGACTGTTCTACGCAAGGGCGTATCGATTTGAGAAGTGgtcgtaaataaaaatttaggttttattgacatttataaatatacattatgttAAGTTAGAAGTTCAGAACAGTACAATTCGTAACTTCGTACTACTCGTATACTCGTGCGAGGACAAAACTCTGTAGCAAAGTTACATTAAAGTAAactgcaaaaaatatatttttgttttcgtttAAAAGTTGTAAATGTAACTTACGATATGCTCTTCAgcaaagcaaaaaaaatactgtccTTATATTTTGTTACCGATTATTTACGATAGTTCAGGAGAATTATGTGTTAAGTGTAGACGATTCAAATGTCTGTAATATCCTTTAAGAAACTGTATTTCTACGATCCTAGTGTAGATATCAGTGTCATATACAGCGTGTTTTGCGAAAGTCAACAAGCACGAATCACGATCTTAAAGTTTGAGTAACGTGGAGCAGATTGCGAGTAACTTTGTGGGAGCGACATTCAACTCCTACAATGTTGACTGACACACCATTATTGTACTTGTTATGCATTTAATTACTCGGGGTGTATTCCCAGTCGTAAACTTTATTTGCAGGATCGgtgatgttttaataaaaatgttaaacagTTGTATGAAAGGATCACAAagattattaaacatttatgacCGCAAATGGAGCTCCATACTGTATCTgctaagtaattaaaaagttattgttaaattattatttgaagtttttatagataatttcgAAATGGGGTTTTTGCTAGTCGACTGTCAAATTCTTTGACACAAATGTGTGAGTTTTAAGAGGTTTCcgttaaaaacttaattttttatgagtTCAACTACTAAATAGTCGCAAATATCCAAGATAAAGCAGATTAATTAGTTTCTCCTTTAATTTCGGTTGTAATGCTAATCTCGTAGTGTTTTCTTTAGTGATTCAACTTTATTTAGGAATCAAAAACATCTTTTGAAGCATCCCAGAAGCCCATAATGAAACGTGGGTGacatttctgtatattttgttGGAATATTATTATCTCTTGTTAACGATaactagaatatatttaatttatcgaaCAAATAACTTAATGAGCTAAAATACGTCATTGCCTCATTATGAGTCGAAACGTGAAAGATTTAACGTCCATCAGTTAAGCTGTGCGCCATCATTGTGACACACATGAACCAGAAATGGGAGGTTGTGTTCTGGCGTAATGTGTGCAAGATtgagttaaaaatatagtaccGCGTTTTCTTTTTACCTTCATTAAAGGTCTTTAGACTGGGGCACACCACCGTTGATGGtaatttcttgtttatatGATATTGACACGCGACAGCCGAGGGAAGGGAACCCCTTGGAAATATATgtagcttccggatacccagaAAGGTGTTCTACCTTTGTGGTAACCCAACggcaaataattatgattgcAATCAATTAtcaagataattttttttattataaaacattaacaacGTCTTCTATAGAAggtttaaatagttttcttgatttaatttaatttagttatatcAATCGCAGCTTTTGAAAAACTAGAAATACCTAATaaattggattttttatttttatttttagctcTTAAAATGACTATAATTATGTCACAATTTTCCATATATTCTTAtagaataagaaaaaatacctTGTTATTGgcaaaaaatgttaaatcttTCAACTcttattaatagaatattcGTTTAACGTACAGCTCGCCGATGATACATTTTATGAACCCAGTGTGGTTGATATGTTGATCAGTGCACAGCTGTTTTCGAAACTACTCATGCAGGGTCGTATTCAGAGACCGCCTGGTATGTCTGATGCTGTTCAAACCACATTTCGTTTTATTTGAATGGGTGTAGCGCCTATTTTATCTTCAAAGTTGGATATAAAAGGTTCGTCGGCGTTATGCTCTTACTCGGGTATCCCTTTAGGAAATTCTGGGAGCTTGAGGAGCCGCCATCTAAGTATTTCCTTAGTGAGTATAAGGAAGTGAGTATATAAAACTACAACGTATCGTGATTCGTCAGGTCGATATGTTGTCGCACCTATTCCAGAAAAGCCCTCATAATTTAGGTTCGTCTATGGACATGGCTAAAAGGCGGTTTATGTCACTCGAACGTAAATTACAGTCATCGACTACTTATGACAGGCTTATGACAAgatattaattgaatatctggaaaattatgatatttcTCCTGTAGATCGGTgcaacaatatataatatattaggtccttacataagaaattggcattttgtatgggaggaacaaaaagtcgaatatttttatatataataaatttaattaatcaaagtatgaaccattgttttctatgcacttttgccatctcataggtagttcattgatccctttactaaaaaaactagtcggacgggaatcaataaaatctgtgaaggcgatatggactgccccatcagagttaaattttttcccttgcaagaagttgtccaaatttcgtaaaaaatggtaatctgttggagcaaggtccggggagtacggaggatgtcttagacattccaattgaagctcttctaatttggtagccatctgttgtgcagtgtgtggtctagcgttgtcgtgaagtagcagtggcgtggagcgattgaccagcctaggttgtttagccgctagcttttccatcatggtttgcaattgctgacaatagacatcagccgtaatagtctgtctggccagatttgagaaatcTGCTCTTGTTCAttaacaataccggcactagtgcaccaaacgcttacaagtaacttttttggggttaattttcgcttggggcaggatttggctggctggccaagatccaaccattgcgctgagcgcttccgattatcgtaaagaatccatttttcatcacaggtaatgattctgtttaaaataccttcattattgtgccggttcagtaatgtaacgcagcagtcgacgcgcgtttgccggtttgcttcagtcaattcgtgaggtacccacctttcaagcctTTTAATCTTCctaatttgcttcaagtgaattaaaaca
The genomic region above belongs to Pieris brassicae chromosome 9, ilPieBrab1.1, whole genome shotgun sequence and contains:
- the LOC123714669 gene encoding phospholipid scramblase family member 5-like; the encoded protein is MSSPEESNALEQLSSLDRVVVREKTADYPNCKYVVTSSEGVVLLYAKEDCGIVNKVLAGKTRTFQIDVFDTNDREVIKLRRPYSVGQDKMDVSVCGQLAAIVRKEVTFFKPVLTINDTNDRQVIRVKGPVSTTSQCDFELYSNEKKRIGAICKRWNGLTRGHGDRDNFVIHLPQMDASYKAAVLGTCFLIDFLYYEN